From the Gammaproteobacteria bacterium genome, one window contains:
- a CDS encoding oxidative damage protection protein, producing the protein MARMVQCAKLGEEAEGLDYVPYPGELGQRIYDQISKQAWQEWVNHQTMLINEYRLTPVDPKARKFLEEQMEKFLFEGGAEKPADYVAPE; encoded by the coding sequence ATGGCACGGATGGTTCAGTGCGCGAAACTGGGTGAGGAGGCCGAGGGGCTGGACTATGTTCCGTACCCCGGCGAACTCGGCCAGCGGATTTACGACCAGATCAGCAAGCAGGCATGGCAGGAGTGGGTTAACCACCAGACGATGTTGATTAACGAATACCGCCTGACGCCGGTGGACCCGAAGGCGCGCAAATTCCTCGAGGAGCAAATGGAGAAATTCCTGTTCGAGGGCGGCGCCGAAAAACCGGCGGACTATGTCGCGCCGGAATAA
- a CDS encoding DNA methyltransferase, whose amino-acid sequence MSDTPKTAASKVSEENFSKLKEKLRELFQLDRGDLDFGLYRIMAHKSAEVGDFLDNDLLPQVSEALGEIAQSDESVLQAELDKLEKGLKEAGVSPDASPKVREIHKQLKAVKDDQQTEADTYNHLYNFFSRYYDEGDFMSLRRYKGAGKEAYSIPYNGEEVKLHWANADQYYIKTTENYCSYIFIPGDDKLRVRFETAKADNEKDNIKEANGKQRFFVLSKDFIAEEKNQLIVRFEHRPLTEGEKKKHPQNGIRRQASINKEAGQRILGKLGKTKGDWQRLLSAPCPTEADPERTLLDKHIAVYTAKNSFDYFIHKDLGGFLRRELDTYIKSEVISVDNLELTDDPTVFIRGLAQVKAIRAVGHKIIDFLAQLENFQKQLWLKKKFVLETQYCVTLDKVPAALYPAIAKNKAQQDEWVKLFAIDELDGADGATAYSKVLKPEFLKENPYLVLDTRHFDKKFTDGLLVALSEAGSVDEQMDGLLVHGENFQGLNLLQERYRGQINCVYIDPPYNAKSSQILYKNDYKHSSWLSLMENRLSIGKGLMSPDGVTVIAIDEVEQERLGKLIPEVFPNYSKTCITVVHNPTGQQGTNFSHTNEFAYFIYPDKSRMIGLEDRTESPDIRPLRDVSTGSHLRTDAASCFYPIYVKKGKIQGFGPVCDEEFHPDSKNIIRDDGVIEVYPIDSSGVERKWVFSRETVENIAGELSVKYDKKTKQSDIIRTKSHFTYNTVWTGSQYSANSHGSVILNGMIPANDFDYPKSINTVRNSVDASLKNKPSGAVLDYFAGSGTTGHAVINLNRKDNGNRKYVLVEIGHHFEDVMLPRMKKVAYSDEWKDGKPGDRNGISQLFKYVRLESYEDTLDSLAVKSRKDLLTGEDKGIVEDYQLRYALGEETADSASLVGQDFIDPFNYTLSVVRDGVRRNVKADLAETFNFLLGLRLTSRRQMDGVLAITGTTRKGENCLTLWRNLNKMDASQLNKWFTKHRKTFGHSLNLIYVNGDHTLNALRKSNDKWEAITTEPMFRQLMFGGIV is encoded by the coding sequence ATGAGCGATACCCCCAAGACCGCCGCAAGCAAAGTCTCCGAGGAAAACTTCTCGAAACTTAAAGAGAAACTGCGCGAGTTGTTTCAACTCGACCGCGGCGACCTTGATTTTGGTTTGTACCGCATCATGGCGCACAAGAGCGCCGAGGTGGGTGATTTTCTGGATAATGATTTGTTGCCGCAGGTATCCGAAGCACTGGGAGAAATCGCGCAATCGGATGAATCGGTGTTGCAGGCCGAGTTGGATAAACTTGAAAAAGGGCTGAAGGAAGCGGGCGTCAGCCCTGACGCCTCGCCGAAAGTGCGGGAGATTCACAAGCAATTGAAAGCGGTCAAAGACGACCAGCAGACAGAAGCCGACACCTACAACCACCTTTACAACTTCTTTTCCCGCTACTATGACGAAGGTGACTTCATGTCGCTGCGCCGTTACAAGGGCGCGGGCAAGGAAGCCTACTCAATCCCGTACAACGGCGAGGAAGTAAAACTCCATTGGGCAAACGCCGACCAGTATTACATCAAGACAACGGAGAATTACTGCTCCTACATTTTCATTCCCGGCGATGACAAACTCCGCGTGCGGTTTGAGACTGCGAAAGCCGACAATGAAAAAGACAACATCAAGGAAGCGAACGGCAAACAGCGTTTCTTTGTTTTGTCGAAAGACTTCATCGCCGAAGAAAAGAATCAGTTGATTGTCCGCTTTGAGCACCGCCCGTTGACGGAAGGAGAGAAAAAGAAACATCCTCAAAACGGCATCAGGCGGCAGGCGTCCATCAACAAGGAAGCCGGGCAGCGGATACTCGGCAAACTCGGCAAAACCAAAGGCGACTGGCAGCGCCTGCTTTCCGCCCCTTGCCCCACCGAAGCGGATCCGGAGCGCACCCTGCTGGACAAACACATCGCCGTTTATACGGCGAAGAACAGTTTTGACTATTTCATCCACAAGGACCTGGGCGGCTTTCTGCGCCGCGAACTGGACACCTATATCAAGAGCGAGGTCATCTCCGTTGACAATCTGGAACTGACCGATGACCCGACCGTTTTCATCCGCGGCCTTGCCCAGGTGAAGGCAATCAGGGCTGTCGGCCACAAAATCATAGACTTTCTGGCGCAACTGGAAAACTTTCAGAAGCAACTCTGGCTGAAAAAGAAGTTTGTGCTGGAAACGCAGTATTGCGTAACGCTCGACAAGGTGCCGGCGGCGCTCTATCCGGCCATTGCCAAAAACAAGGCCCAGCAAGATGAATGGGTCAAACTTTTCGCCATTGACGAACTGGATGGTGCTGATGGCGCGACCGCGTATAGCAAAGTGTTGAAACCCGAATTCCTGAAAGAGAATCCGTATCTGGTGCTGGACACAAGGCACTTTGACAAGAAGTTCACGGACGGACTGCTTGTTGCTTTGTCGGAAGCGGGGTCGGTTGACGAGCAGATGGACGGGTTGCTTGTTCACGGGGAGAATTTTCAGGGTTTGAATTTGCTGCAAGAGAGGTACCGGGGACAGATTAACTGTGTTTATATTGATCCTCCATACAATGCAAAGTCATCACAAATTCTGTACAAGAATGATTATAAACATTCTAGCTGGCTTTCTCTGATGGAGAACAGGCTGTCCATTGGCAAAGGTCTCATGTCACCGGATGGCGTTACAGTTATTGCGATAGATGAGGTAGAGCAGGAAAGACTGGGGAAACTAATCCCGGAAGTTTTTCCAAACTACTCCAAAACCTGCATAACTGTTGTGCATAATCCTACCGGACAGCAAGGCACCAACTTCTCACATACAAATGAATTTGCATATTTTATCTATCCTGATAAGAGCAGGATGATTGGTCTTGAGGATAGAACAGAAAGCCCTGATATTAGACCTCTCAGAGATGTTTCTACTGGTTCTCATCTCCGGACTGATGCGGCTAGTTGCTTTTATCCTATTTATGTGAAAAAGGGAAAGATTCAGGGATTTGGTCCTGTTTGTGATGAAGAATTTCACCCAGATTCAAAGAACATTATCAGAGATGATGGGGTGATAGAGGTTTATCCTATTGATTCATCGGGAGTGGAAAGGAAATGGGTTTTTTCCAGAGAAACTGTTGAGAATATCGCCGGTGAACTTTCCGTGAAATATGATAAAAAGACCAAGCAAAGCGACATCATACGAACCAAATCTCATTTTACTTACAATACTGTCTGGACAGGGTCACAATACTCGGCCAACTCGCATGGCAGCGTGATTCTTAACGGAATGATTCCCGCCAATGACTTTGACTATCCCAAGTCCATCAACACAGTAAGAAATAGTGTAGATGCATCCTTGAAAAATAAACCATCAGGTGCTGTTCTTGACTATTTTGCTGGCTCCGGCACCACCGGACATGCGGTGATTAATCTTAACCGCAAGGATAATGGAAATCGTAAATATGTCCTTGTTGAAATTGGGCACCATTTTGAAGATGTTATGTTGCCGCGCATGAAAAAGGTTGCCTATTCCGACGAATGGAAAGACGGCAAACCGGGAGACAGAAATGGAATCAGCCAGTTATTCAAGTATGTCCGCCTTGAATCATACGAAGACACGCTTGACAGTTTGGCGGTCAAATCCCGAAAGGATTTGCTCACAGGAGAAGACAAAGGAATTGTCGAAGATTACCAACTCCGCTATGCGCTCGGTGAGGAAACAGCCGACAGCGCCTCGCTGGTGGGGCAGGATTTCATAGACCCGTTCAACTACACCCTGTCCGTGGTGCGCGATGGCGTGCGCCGCAATGTGAAAGCCGACCTCGCCGAAACTTTCAACTTCCTGCTCGGTTTGCGTCTCACCAGCCGCCGGCAAATGGACGGCGTTCTGGCCATCACCGGCACAACCCGGAAGGGCGAAAACTGCCTTACTCTCTGGCGCAATCTGAACAAAATGGACGCCTCCCAACTCAACAAATGGTTCACCAAGCACCGCAAAACTTTTGGCCATAGCCTGAACCTAATTTATGTCAATGGTGACCACACCTTGAATGCTCTCAGAAAGTCAAACGACAAATGGGAGGCTATTACTACTGAGCCGATGTTTCGGCAATTGATGTTTGGAGGAATTGTATGA